The Aspergillus nidulans FGSC A4 chromosome VII nucleotide sequence TTACCTGTGATCAACGAACGTCTCGATCTGGTTTCTGTTTTTATTGAGGATAGTGAGATACGAAATGATCTAGTACAGCTGTTGAAACGCAGTTACGATGCCCAACGTTTGGTTCAGAAATTTACTCTTGGGAAGggagatgcagatgatttgATCTGCCTTTCAAAGTCTATAGAAGCCTCAAAGAATGTCAAGCGGCTATTATCGGCCGCGAGTAACGCAAGCTCAGAGTATTCTCGGAAATCACTTCAGAAAATGGTTGATCAACTCTATCTAGATGGGCCAACGCTATTGGCTGACAAGATCCTGTCCGCaattgacgaagaagggctATTGCAGAAGCAGCGTATCGAGGAAGACACTGCAGCTGAAGCCGCTATTCTAGCCCAAGAGGTTACCCTCAATGAAGGCGCAGCGGCTGATCTTGCCAGTTTGCCAAAGAAAGTCCGGGAAAAGACCACTGAGCGCACAGCAACCGACGAATCCTCCCCTGACGAGACGTGGATTATGCGACGAGATGCAAGTCCTGCGCTGAAAGAACTCCACCGGACACTAGATGAGCTGCAGAATGAAAAATCGAAACTCGGCCAGTATCTTCGTGACTCCGTCGGATCCTCCGCCATCACGCTCAAATGGACGCCTGGTTTGGGACACATATGCCATGTCAAAGGCGCAAAAGTTTCCCAACAGCAGTTAGAAGACATAGGCGTGACGCGCAACGTCTCGTCAACAAAGTCAACCCGGTCCTTCTACCTCCCGGCTTGGACCGAACTCGGCGGCCGAATGGATCAAATAAAGGTCCAAATTCGGCAGGAGGAGCAAGCCATCTTCGAGCAGTTACGCCGCGAAGTTATCTTGAACCTGGTAAAGATTCGCCGCAACGCCTCAGTCATGGACGAACTCGATGTCGCTTGCTCATTTGCCACCCTCGCAGCCGAACAACAACTCGTGCGTCCCATCCTCACTGAAGGCACAAACTACAAGATCATCGGCGGCCGCCATCCAACCGTGAAACTCGGCCTTGAAGAACAAGGCCGCCGCTTCGTCAGCAATGACTGCTTCTTGGGCGAATCCGAGCGCATCTGGCTTATCACAGGCCCCAACATGGCCGGGAAAAGCACATTTCTGCGCCAAAACGCGCTTATCACCATCCTGGCGCAAGTGGGCTCCTTTGTGCCAGCTGACTACGCTGAGATCGGCATTGTCGATCAGATTTTCAGTCGTATCGGCGCAGCAGACGATCTCTTTCGCGATCAGTCAACGTTTATGGTCGAGATGCTGGAGACAGCTGCGATCCTCAAACAAGCGACGGCAAGGTCATTTGTGATCATGGATGAGGTTGGACGTGGGACGACGCCGGAGGATGGCACCGCGGTTAGTTTCGCATGCCTGCATCATTTGCATTATCGGAATCAATGCCGGACACTGTTTGCGACGCATTTCCACGGACTGGCTGATATGACGCAAGAGTTTCCTGCGCTGGGAAGGTATTGCACCGACGTTAAGGAGACGACTGAGGGGCGGTTTTCTTTTGTCCACAAGTTGCGGAAGGGCATAAATCGGGAGTCACATGCTCTGAAAGTTGCGCAGCTGGCGGGATTGCCTAGCGAGACGCTGGAGCTGGCGCGAAGCGTTCGTGATAGTATCCGCGGCGAAGCCTCTCGACTGACAACGGccgccttttcttctgcgtCATAATTTGCACTTTGATATATAATATACATATCCTGCGAACATAAGGGTGGACCCCCTCTTTCTTTAACCGCCATAATCTCCGATTGACTCGCAACTTTGTGTAAGTTTTACAGCTTCGCTTGCGCCCTCTGCTGCCTCTCACTCAGATCAACAACAATCCCCTCCCCAAAGCAAACCTCCTGACAATCCTCTGCCGCAACTCCATTGACAAACTGCGTGACCACAAAATCCACCTTACATTCACCCACAACTACCATTGGCGCATGCCAGGTCCCAGGCCCATACGTAACGGCGTGCTCCCCACTCGCCACAAATGCCCTGAGTTTACTCAGATTCGGTGGATCACGAATAGATACActctctccagcttctgtCCGTGCCGTGGCGGTTTGGCCAAGTAGTGTTGGCGCCACGATGACTAGGTAGTACGCGCTTTTGTCATCCGAGCTTAGACCAAGCGGGGAGAATGTCTGCGAGGTATAGGGATGTCGTTCGAGGATTCCGACATCGAAAACAACCTTCTGCGCACCACCTACTTTACCCTCGCCGGTACTGGTGACGGCCCGCAGCGTCCTTGGAAAACAACTAAACATGCTCATCCTTGCCTCGGAGGGTTGGTTGCTGGGGCATTGAGATGGATAGTTATTGATTAGCGGCGATATAGGACTGTATTTCAGCGCGGAGAGCTGGTTTGCTGCCACAGGAAATGTCACGAGAGGGTGCTTGGGATGTGAGGAGAGAGGATTTGGGGCGGTTGTGACAGAGCGCGGAAGCGGGGGGATGACTGCGGTGCCGAAAGGTGCGAAAGCATCGCGGGTCAGAGGTTCTGGGGTGATGgatagagaaggagaagcgagaAGCGTGGGTGGTGGCATTTTCTCTAATTGTAAGGATGAATTGTTGTATTGAAAAGGAAACAGTAATGAGGTGGTGAGGGATGGTGTTCATATACCTAAGGTAGAGTGGAGTCGGTTGTTGGAGCTGTTCGGGAGTCGCCGATGGAAGCTCCATCTTCTGTCAACTACACGATACCTACTCTCCCAGCTACCTGAAATCGTCATCACCAGTCAAAATAACGGCCGCTGGTTCTACCAAAGGGAGAGTCTTCTTATTATTGCAGAACAAAGGGCTATCCAATAAACTGCAGACTAGCACTTCTAACACAACCACTTTCAATTGCCCACTGTCGTATTCATATCCTCCCGCCCAACTgttctgctcctccttccatcTGACCACATATTATCGCTGCTCTTGAGATACAATATTTCTTTTAGAGGGGGCAAAGCAAGCATATGAACTTCCGAGAGACTTGAGCGCAGAAATATTGGTCTGGCCGTTCTCAGACGATCCAGTTTCGACAGGCTCTATGAAGGACTCTCCATCACATCCCCCGTCTTCATACGCCTCGTCAGCACTATCCCCAGACAGATCGGGCGGCGGCCCAAGGATAGAGCTGGAAGGTTAGTTCTCCGGGTAACCAGAGAGCTTTCTCTATCTCATGGATGCTGATGGGGCTTTTGCTTTGCGCAATATTATCATAACCTTACCAAGTGCGTCGATGCCATGAGTCACCGTGTTAACATTGGCTGCAAAGATCTCTTATCACTAGCGAGCTATACAAATCCACTTAAGCAGATGCTTAGTGGTCCATGAAAGGAAGGTATAACTTGGCAGCAAAAGGGCTCCATTGAGGTCACCACGCGGCACTGAGATGTCGATGCACTGTGATTTGGCCTCGCATTATCCACCGCCTAATTAATCAAGTACTGTGAAGGTGCCGCGAAAGATGTCACTTGAAAAGCTGGTGTGGAATGCTCACCAAAATTGGTGTTGGGTAGACTACTATTGTACAGAGAGGCAGTGATAGATGAAGCTGTAAGGGCAGTGTTATGTGATGACGCCCAACCGGTGGTTGAAGAGTAGCGGTGCCTATCTCCTGGTACCGCGAGAACACATCCACCCAGGTAGTGGTCCGGCTAAGATCGAGTTCCAGTAAGGCATTTTGAAAGGGAGATGTCAAATTTATAGTATATGTAAGTTTGTCGTTATTTACACACCTGCGCCGCTGAAATCACTTTTATAGAACCCTAGACCTCAACACTATCCGCAGTGAACCTGAATCAACCGAGACCGACACCTTTCCCATTCCTAAACTTCCGCAGtattcttctccttctcctttaGTCCAGTCTTAGTCTCCACATGCTCCTTGCTAAGTTGCCTCTTCGTAATGAAAAAGCTCGCAACAAGGCCCACTGCGGCAAGAGCAGTATACAAAATCCAGATATTTCGGATACTCCAAGCAAATGCCGTCTCGACAGCTTCTCTCTGCAAAGAGTCCGTAATATCCTTTACAGCCAGGGcattcgccgccgcctccgcacCTGTAAAGTCCTCTTGCAGGGCACTGGACAGCCCAGCGTCCTCTAGGAGATCCCTCTTCAGACCCATGCTATTTTGGAAGACAACGCCGCCCAGCACGACGGAAAGCGCCATGGCGACATTCCGCACGAACCCGAATGTCGCGGTTGCTGTTGCGGTGTCTTTCGTTGGGATGTTACTTTGGAGTGCGAGGAGTggcgggaagaagagcaggccACATCCGAAGCCGGAAATGATTTGGTAGCCGATGATCTTCCCAAGCGATGTGGAAGTGCTGTAGTCAATGAAGAGGCCTGTTCCTAGCAGCACGAGGGCCATCCCCAGCCAAATGACCTCTTGGTAGCGGCCGGTGCGGTGGATCACGATGCCAACTGCGAGGCTGGTGAAGGATTCGGTTAGGATGAAGGGGAGAATGAGCAGACCTGAGTGGAAAGGGGAGGCCGCTTTGGCAGACTGGAAATAGAGTGGGAGGTAGTACTCCGCACCGAGAAATGCCTGTTAATGTTAGCCTGGCAGTTTAAAACGGAGTAGAATTGTTTTAGCATTGACTGACAAAGCCGTGTGTGAAGTCCACCAAGAAGCAAGCAATATTTGAACGGCTTGTGAAGATGTGGAGGGGCATGAGCGGGTATTTCGCCAGACGCTTCTCGCTGTAGATGAATGCAACGGACATCAGGGCGCCGAACACGATCAAGCAAATCACTTTAGGGCTATCCCAGGGGAAGGTATCGCCGCCAAAGTCTAATCCGAGGAGAATCATGACGGAGATGGCTAGAATGGACAAGCTGCCAAACCAGTCTACTGCCTTGATTCCTTCGAGCATAGGTGTCCTGGGATTATGGAcatccaggaacaggatCAGCAGCACGAAAGCCGTACCGCATACTGGAAGATTAATCCAAAAGATCCAGCGCCACGAGATGGACTCGGTGAAGACACCACCAAGCACAGGACCGAGAGCACCAGCCACCGTCCAGGTACATTCCATAAGACCCATGAACAGGCTACGGAGTCTGCGTTGCGTAAGCAAAACGCACCGAGCTAGAAGTGTGTTAATCTCACCTGACACTGAACAGATCCGATATAGTTATGAGAATGAGCTGGATAAGCCCACCTCCAGCAACACCCTGAAAACTGCGGCCTACAATCAACATTGCCATATCCACCGCTGTGGCGCATACAATTGACGAAACGAATAACAGCGCGACGGCCAATAGCAGGATCGGTTTCCGGCCCCAGATGTCAGACAGGTTGGCCCAGATGTTGCCGCTGGCGGCATTGGCGAGTAGATAGGCCCCGCCAATCCAGACATATCCGCCGCCTGAATGCAAGTCTGCAGATATAGTCGGGGTAGCCGTCGCTACAATGGTCTGATCCAGGGCTGATATGAACAGGCTCAACTAGACCCTTACATGAGTGACAAGCCCTAATGTGGTGTAACTCTGTCTGGGTGACTTACTGCCAGGGCGATCAAGATAGCACCGATACGCCAACTACCGCGGGACTTTGGCGCTTCATGTTCAACCGTATGTGAACTACACCGTGCCTGTGTAATGCATTCCTCGGGTTTATTCTCCGAACCTCGTTGGCTTGGCGCAGTCTGGCTGGCAATCTCGTCCATTTGAATCTCGGGCGCAGTGGCGGAGACCATCTTTTTCGAGGTCACCCAATATCAGAGTGCCCTCTATGCAAGCGATCAAGAACAAATATCCAAAATGGTCTAACACAGCGGGATGAACAACGCGAGTCGAAGAGCAGTTTGATATATTTCGATGACTCCGCGCTGTTtgcttgctttgctggaaatttatgcctcaggctcCACAAGGTTACAATAGTCAATGCCTGACCTTTCCCTCTTATCCTCTCGTCTCTTTGTAATTTTCATTCCTTTTTACGAAACCCAATATTTTACCCTTGTGTTGGTCCCATTGCCCTCACCGTAGCTGATGGGAGACGTCAAGTTGGAGATAATTGATGCCAGCGCCGAGCTGCTCTAGTTAGGTCGATAACGCCTCCACCAGCTTCGACTCGATGCATACGAACGGAAGGACTGGACGAATCAGGCTGCTCCTCCTTACCATGAAGGGAATAACACCCAGTTGAACGCGTCCCACATATCTCTTATGGGTCAGCAATCCAACTGCTCAGCATGTATACGATCCAGTGGGTTGTTGCGTCACGGAGGGAACTACGAGCCCAAAAAGACTGGCCAGAGCATGGTTCGGCATTCGGCCAATGTTCCCACAGCAGAGAATTGCAAACAAATGGACTTAAGTTCGTGCCCGAGGTCAGATCTGTTGACGACGAATTGGAGGAGTCCCATCGGCTGATACTCCGTAATCCGTCGATACATACTTCCCCGCTTCCTACGGATATGCCGAGGCCTAGATAGGTCCCACCACCTCTAGGACTATAGAATGGCCACGGATGGGAGCCTGGCGACAGTCAATCTACTCGATTTCCTCTTGATATCTCATCCTAGGTCCCGGTCTACAAATAAACGATGGCTGCAGAAATACCTCGTAAGCTCTGGGAACATCCTAACCCTAGGGCTACTGCGATGTGGGCATTCAAGGAGAGTttagagaaagagaagaacgTCAGCCTTCCGGTAAGCTGGACCGATACTTACTGGATGGCCAATGACTTATATTCCTAGACTTATTATGACCTCTACACCTGGTCTGTGACGAACCGCGCTGCGTTCTGGGACTTTAGCTGGAGATATTTCCCCATCATTCACGAAGGCTCCTATACTATTGTCGTGGATGAATCTGCTCGCATCGATAGCATTCCCAGCTGGTTCAAAGGCGTCCGGCTCAATTTCGCCGAAAACATGCTTTTCACGGCCGAGAAGTCACCAGCTGGAACCCAGCTCATCACAACAGCCGGCAAAGAGGACAGCAAAATCGTAGCTACTCAGGTTCGTGAAGGAGCCGCGGAACCTGCCATCTCCGTCACCTGGTCTCAATTGAGACAGCGGACTGGGAAATTACTCCAGGCGCTCAAGGCTGCCGGGTTAGCAAAAGGAGACCGTGTGGCGGTGGTCGCCAGTAACAGCATCGACACTCTAGTCGTCTTCTTGGCCACCACGGCCCTGGGAGGCCTGTTTTCATCCGCTTCCACTGATACCGGTGTCAAAGGCATTCTAGATCGGCTTGTGCAGATCAAGCCGAAATTCGTGTTCTTCGACGATGCCGCCGTCTATAATGGAAAACACATCGATCTGCGCCCGAAAATCACCGACGTCATCAACGGTCTCAAGGACACATCCGAATTCAAGAGCCTAATTACCCTCCCCCGGTTCCCTGACCACCCAGTCGACGTGACAAGCCTGCCGAAAACGCAGCCCCTAGCACAGCTCTTAGCCACCGCGCCCTCCGACAAGCTGGAGTTTGTTCGCGTAGGGTTCCGCGACCCCTTCCTGGTAGCGTTCAGCTCAGGAACCACGGGAAAACCAAAGCCAATAGTCCACGGCGTCGGCGGGTACCTTCTCAACTCAAACAAAGAATCCCGTTTACATCGCAGCCATGGCCCCAACTCTGTAACCCTTCAGTTCACAACTACAGGTTGGATCATGTACATGTCCGCCATCTCGGGTCTGTTATTCGGCGGCCACACCATCCTCTACGACGGGAGCCCCTTTTTCCCCAATCCAAAAATCCTGATACGTCTCTTGGGAAGGTACAGGGTCACTCACTTCGGCACATCCCCTCGATACCTACACGAGCTACGCAAGAACGGCATCTCCCCGCGTACCGAAGAAGACCTTCGCTCCCTCGTCGGCGTCACAAGCACAGGGATGGTCCTTCCGGATTCCCTAGCCGAATGGTTCTATGACGCCGGTTTTCCGCCTCACGTCCAACTCGCTAATATTTCAGGCGGCACAGATTTAGCCGCTTGCTTTGGGCTAGAAAATCCAATTACACCGCTCTACCTCGGTGGATGCCAGGGTCTCCCGCTGGGCATCCCTGTTGAAGTTTATgatcaagcagatgaaggCGCGTCAGGTGTCAAAGGTACGCCTGTTCCTGATGGTATCCCTGGAGAGCTTGTAGCCACGGCAGCGTTTCCAACCATGCCTGTCAAGTTCCTCGGCGAGGACGGGGAAAAGAAGTATTTTGATTCGTATTTTGCGAGGTTTGACAGTACGTTACCCCTACAGCCCACACTAACCCTAAGTTTCAGTACCCTCCAGGAACTCCTTGCCTTCTGTCAAAAACTAATGTAAACCAGACGTCTGGACCCATGGCgacttcatctccatccatccGATCACAAAGCAAATCTTCTTTCTCGGCCGCTCTGATGGCGTGCTAAACCCCTCTGGAATCCGGTTCGGTTCCGCCGAAATCTATAACGTGATTGAGACGCAGTTCGCCAATGAGATCGTGGACTCATTAGCTGTTGGACAGCGACGGCCCCAAGACTCTGATGAGTCTGTGATTCTGTTCTTGCTTATGAAGCCGGGGTTTAAGGTCACCAAAGCATTGATCGAACGAGTTAAGGAGGCTATCAGGAAGGCTCTGAGTGCGAGGCATGTGCCGAAATATGTGTTTGAGACACCTGAGATCCCGGTAGGTTATGCTGTTCCCTTAGCCTTTTCATTGTCTCTTGAACAAAGTAGGGACATAAAACAGGCTAATGAGACCCTATATCTTGCAGACGACTGTGAATCTCAAAAAGGTTGAGTTGCCTGTGAAACAAATAGTttctgggaagaagataaagCCTTCGGGGACGCTACTAAATCCGGAGAGCTTGGAGTACTATTACCAGTTTGCGGATGTGGAGAGGTTGGCTGAAAGTGAGCTGAAGAGTAAGCTGTGAATATATAGCAGTGTCGGCTAGTTAGATGTATAGTAGAAAATGCATCGGAAAGAAGTGCTCACGCCACCTCTAGTATATTATTCCTGTTGAAGAATTTATATTTGAGGATATTGATAGCATTGAGATCATCAATTCGACCTCCAGTGCAGAAGGGTCTTGAATAACGTTTCACCTGCAATTTCTTCAACAACCGATCCAGGTCTATCATTGAAACGGGTAACGATAATACAAGGTGACTTGAAACTCATggacaagaaaaaaaaaatatgcCCCAAGTCAGCAAAAAAAATATGCGCCAACTCTATACGCCTAGCCCATagtgaaagaaaagaaatagcCCTAGTAAAACTGCGGGAAGTTGCACCTGCACGTGCGACACCTATTTATTGTGAACTAGGAAGTTGCGGAACGAGTCCCAGTGATCTGAGTCGGAATATCTAGGCGAAAAGTTAGCAGCGTGGCCCTTTCTGAGATAGAGTGAAAGACACATACATGTAAACCATACTACTCCGCAAACTAGACATTAAGACTTCGGGATGCCAGCGGAAGAGATACATGACAGATGCCCAGCTCAGCGACGCAAAGACAGCCCAGGCGTTGCTCTCGATCTGTTTTCGTGCTTCAGGGCCGATAAGAGATGATAGTGGGTGCATCCCGGGCTGAACGGAGAGTTTGGCGAAGCCAAGGACTACGCGGGCAAAGATATAAATCACGATCTGACGACGTTAGCATAGCGTTCTCCGATACTCGTGATCATTGAATTGCAACGAACCTGTTGCGTGATGCTGGACTTGTGCCGGCCGAAAACCGCGTAGCCTCCCAGCAGTCCTGCAAGGAAACTATCGTAATGCCCCTCCTTCCCGACACCAGCGGGGTTGAGATTGCGCAAGACAATCATAGAGCTCTTGTATATAAAGCAAAAGACGGCGAGGTTACGGGCATGTTGGCGGGTCGCGTTGAGAACGAGCTTGACTTTCTCGCGAATACTGCATGACGTAGGTATGTCAGTTGATGTCGCGCGGCCGtaagagaagatggagagaagatggagatctGGGTTGAGTAGTGTCGATCCGGGGAGTCTTACGTTCCGgatcgaaaaagaaaaatcatCCTATAACAGAAATCTTATTAGCATACTATCTGTGAGGTAATACCTCGAGGGTTTGTCCACATACACCAGAGCATGCGGAAACCGCACCTTGGCGCCGTATACTGCGCCATTGCGAATACCCTTTACAAGTGACAGGAGCGGTGCAAGATCCGCATTTGTAACGAGAGCATCCAGACGAGACTGCATGGCAATTAGATATCTGCTGTCCGTGCGAAAATACGTGAATCATACAACCAAAGCGTCCATGGTGTCGAGACGTCGGGATAGCGGAGAGCCTCGGCAGACCGAGCCGGCAGCGATAGTTCGATGTTCAGGTGCTCCGGCGGATGGTACGCAGGACGTCAGCGAGCATCGGGGGAAAATAAAGATCGGAGCAACACCAGGAAGTAAAAAGGCTTTTAGGGACGAAAGATAaaggttgaggagggggTTGTGGGCGGCATATTGCAGCAACTCTGTATCCGCgttgaagaaaagatccTCGGCATGTGAGTTGCTACCGAGTCGACCACCAACGTCATGTCACGTGTTGCTATCAAACTAGTATACTAACTACTACAGACTGAAGCTTTGAACCCGGAACGCCAGAAACAATCAAACACACAGCATATCTTGCGTACCCTTAATCATGTCGTGCccgcttcgtcttctcgtcCTCCGAAACTTCATCCACATCCATCATATCTGCGTCTCCTTCGTCATCAGACTCCACTCCAGCCCTCCGCTTCAgacccttcatcttcctcgtctgcaATCCACCCAGATCCTGCTTGGCTAGATGCACCCGACCAACCTTGTCACCGATTAAATCAATACCgatgttcttcttgttcttgatctcctcgttCGGTTTCTTGCCCTGCTTCATGGCCTCTTTCATGACGTCGCGAGGTGCCTCTTGGATACGTCCGACTTTGAAGTCGAGCTTGGGTCcaatctcttccagctccacGCGAGGAAGCTTGTGTCCGCTCCGCTTAGTGACGATCTTGTACCACCGTAGATGAATAATAGGTGCCAGACCCGCCGTAGGCTCCTCCGCACCAACCATAAGCGCATACTGTAGTCCTTCAACGTCAATCTTATCACTGGTCTCGCCCTTGAATAGATCCACCAGCATGCTCTTCAGCATCGTATGCGTCGTCGATGTCGTATCGTCCCATGCGCTGCCGGAAAAGAGCATCAGCGGCCGCAGACCGATGGCGACATGCATAGAAAGCCTGTTCATCTCGGGAATCCCCTCGCCATTGGCATCGGGGAGGAGTAACAGCTCAGCCATGTCGAGAACTTTGGAGTCAAAGATGCGCGCAATTGTCAGGCAGTTGGGCCTCTTCTTATTGCTGCTTCCGAAAATTACCATGCCGCAGTCATTCTTGTTGGCCAGGAATTCGAGACTCTCGGTACTCTCGAACGGGTGAATGTTCTCATTTTTCTTGTGGAAGAGGACGGAATGCGGTGTCGTAAGAGAATGGAAAACTTTGAGGACAGTATGTAGGGGCGTAGGACATTTTGACCCATGGAGCAGCAATACGCGCTTTGCACCTTCAATGAGTTGAGGTTCTTTAGCCTTGAGGATGCGTGCAGTGCGCGGGTTCTTTGGCTTTCTGTGCAGAGATTTACCGTTAACAAATGCCTGTTGCGGAGTATAGACTAGACAACATAAATGACGAAAATGGAGCAGTAAGACGCCAAAGTAGCAGTCAATCACTTACACTTCTCGAAGCATTTTTATCAGACAGAACGTGCTACGGATAAAGTTGGTGATCTTTAAGTTTTGCTACGTCCGGTAAAATCGTTGGAAAAAGTTTGGGCGGAGAGCGCTTGGCAtctcttatcgataagcgaTATTTGATTGTTTATCCACGTATACATTCTATCAATTGAAAAAACAATGCGACCGTAGCTGGAAATAGATATCCATGAAAATTAAATAATTCATGTCTTTACATTCGAAAATACAAAAGGTCTCAAGTTATAACTACTCCAGCCGCAGCTTTTCGAATTCCCGAATCTGCTCCTCTAACCGAGCAACCTCGCTTTCGGCATCCCggagtttcttctcttcctgctcACGCACTTCAGGCTttgccttctctttccaCCCGGCGCTGTTGATCAAAGTAGTCTGGCGACGGACGGTTTcctgcgccttcttcaagctggccttgcccttctcttcttgttcaAGGGCAACTTCCTTAGACACACGAAGGTAGACAGCCGCTTGTGAACCAACAGGAGCAACGACACAGCCTGACGGAGGCGTGGTGTTCTCGGGTCCGAGCACACTGAGTTCACCAAGAGTCTTACCGCCAAGAGACTTGACAATATGAAGCTCATCGGAAACAGTCTTGTGACTGGTTGCATCGTAGGTTTGAACGATAACATCGCCTTTAGTCTTGACGTCGTATTGAGCGAGGATCGAACGAATGGCCTTGGACGTGTTCAGGATAAGCTCATAAGCAGTTTCGGCTGTAGAGTCGTCAAATTCAGCCTTGTACTCGGGAAACTTGGCCTTCATGATCGAGATAGTGTTGTCGCCAGGACGGCGCGGCAGACGCTGCCATAGCTCTTCGGTGATAAATGGCATAATAGGATGGATCATAGTGAGAGCGCCTTCCAGAGCGGTGTAAAGAGTCTGCTTGGCAGATTCCTGCACTTCTTGTGGTAGCTCAGGGGCTAGGAGAGATTTGGAGTTCTCAATGAACACGTCACAGAGCTGGCTGTACCAGTACTGGTAAACAGTGGAAGCAGCATGGGAGAATTCGCGATCCTCCAGGGCTATGTTCACCTCCTTAGCGGCGGCGTTGAATTTGTGCAGAATCCAGCGTTCAGAAAGAGATTCCTTGCCAGTCTTTGTCGGGGTCGGCAGCGGCTTGAAATCATCACCAAGCTTTCCAAGAACGTACTTGGTAGCCTGGTAAATCTTGTTACAGAACTTACGGTACCCGTGAATGACCTGGATGTCAAATGCGATATCGCCGCCTTCAACAGACAATTAGAATCATACGCAGTGCCAAAACAGTGTCACTGAACTTACCACCGGTAGTGTAGGACACAAGGGAGAACCGAAGAGCATCAGCACCGCACTCAGGAATGCCCTTTGGAAACGCCTTCTTTTGATACTTCGTAGCGGTagcaacctccttctcagcaagGTTACCCACGAGAAGCTTGGCATGGAGGTCCTCAAGCTTGATACCCTCCATAACATCCAAAGGATCGATGACATTGCCCAAAGACTTTGACATTTTGCGACCTTCAGAATCACGAATAAGGGAATGACAGTAGACCTCCTTGAAAGGAACCTTGCCAGTCATCTTGATACCCAACATGATCATTCTGGCAACCCAGAAGAACAGAATATCCCAGCCTGTCTCGAGGACAGATGTAGGGTACAGATTTTCGAAATCGTGAGTCTGACGAGGCCAACCGAGAGTTGAGAACGGCCAGAGGCCTGAAGAGAACCAGGTGTCCAGCACGTCCTCATCTCTCTTGAGAGTAAATTTCTTACCAGGGAACTTCgcttcagccttcttctgagcctcctcttcattgcGGCCAGTGACCCAGAGATTGCCATCGCTgtcatcgccttcctcgccctcgatTTGTACAAAGTAAGCCGGAGCTTGATGACCCCACCAAAGTTGGCGAGACAGACACCAGTCGTTGATACCACGAAGCCAGCGGAAATAGCTCTTCTCGGCAGACTCGGGTCTGATAATGATTTCGCCgttctcaacagccttgatCGCAGGCTCAGCAAggctctccatcttcatccaccacTG carries:
- a CDS encoding valine--tRNA ligase (transcript_id=CADANIAT00008106) — encoded protein: MAQDSASMNPTGEPTGPKVDVPPVGNNGQQNAGQDGAAPKVKTEKELERERKKAEKLKKFQEKQAKAAAKTTTPKAEKKAPKVEKDKTADAYDPKVIEAGRYQWWEERGLFKPEFGPDGKVKPEGYFVIPIPPPNVTGSLHMGHALTNALQDTMIRWQRMKGKTTLWLPGMDHAGISTQSVVEKMLWKKEKKTRHDLGRKAFLERVWDWKHEYHGNIGNALRRVGGSFDWTREAFTMDDNLSAAVTETFVRLHEEGIIYRANRLVNWCVALNTSLSNLEVENKEVEGRTLLDVPGYEKKVEFGVLTHFCYEIDGTKERIEIATTRPETMIGDTAARHPFIDRLLPIVADPEVDPEFGTGAVKITPAHDFNDFNRGKAHNLEFISVLNDDGTFNKNGGPFAGMKRFDARYKVIEMLKEKGLYVKWEHNPMKIPRCAKSNDVIEPILKPQWWMKMESLAEPAIKAVENGEIIIRPESAEKSYFRWLRGINDWCLSRQLWWGHQAPAYFVQIEGEEGDDSDGNLWVTGRNEEEAQKKAEAKFPGKKFTLKRDEDVLDTWFSSGLWPFSTLGWPRQTHDFENLYPTSVLETGWDILFFWVARMIMLGIKMTGKVPFKEVYCHSLIRDSEGRKMSKSLGNVIDPLDVMEGIKLEDLHAKLLVGNLAEKEVATATKYQKKAFPKGIPECGADALRFSLVSYTTGGGDIAFDIQVIHGYRKFCNKIYQATKYVLGKLGDDFKPLPTPTKTGKESLSERWILHKFNAAAKEVNIALEDREFSHAASTVYQYWYSQLCDVFIENSKSLLAPELPQEVQESAKQTLYTALEGALTMIHPIMPFITEELWQRLPRRPGDNTISIMKAKFPEYKAEFDDSTAETAYELILNTSKAIRSILAQYDVKTKGDVIVQTYDATSHKTVSDELHIVKSLGGKTLGELSVLGPENTTPPSGCVVAPVGSQAAVYLRVSKEVALEQEEKGKASLKKAQETVRRQTTLINSAGWKEKAKPEVREQEEKKLRDAESEVARLEEQIREFEKLRLE